The genomic region GCTACCTTATAAACCAGGTCAATTTGCTCAACTTCCCCTATGATATCAACTGACAGGTCCTGGTCAGTTTCAATGACCATTAAGGCCAGGTCCCCCTTAGATTTTCTGGCCACTTCCATGTGGCCAATATTGATCTCATTATTAGCCAGGACTTTGGCCACTGCAGCAATGGCCCCAAACCGATCACGGTGAAAAACCAACAAGGTGGGACTTTCACCGCTCAGGGAAATTTTAAAGCCTTCAATTTCGGTGATGGTTATTTTTCCCCCACCCAGGGATATCCCCACAATTTCCAGGGATCCCTTTTCATCAGTAAGCTTAATTCTGGCTGTGTTGGGATGATCCGGTTCCTCCGGCACAACCTTTAATTGTATATCCACCCCCAGCTTTTGGGCTAGATTAAAGGAATTAACAATATTCTCATCATCTGCATTTAAATTTAATATTCCCCCCACTATGGCAATATCAGTGCCATGTCCACGGTAGGTTCGGGCAAAGGACCCGTATAAAGTTATCTCGGCTTTGGCTGGCTGTCGGCCAAAAATATCCCTGGCAGTTTTTCCTATCCTGGCTGCCCCGGCAGTATGGGAGCTGGATGGCCCCACCATAATTGGTCCGATAATATCAAAAATTGAATTATATCGCATTATGAAAACCTCACCTTAAAAAATATTATGTTCATATTACCATTTTGTATGAAACAACACAATTTTAAAAGCAAGTTCTAAAAATTAGGTACTAACATTAAAATAAAGGAAATTTCTGAATATTTTCATATGTTTTACAAATAGTATTTACTATGAAATAAAAAAATGATATTCTTAATATACTAATTATTTTTAATTTTTAGGTAAGTGAGGTGATCTTGTGGAAGAAGCAAGGGTCCAACAGGCTGAACAGTTAAAAGAGTTAATGAGGACACTAAACCGAAAGTTCCGTAAATATATGGTGGCTCAAACTGTCGGCTGCGGCCTGACAGTCCCTCAGTTACATTTAATGCAGGAGCTATTACAAAACCCAGGGATCACCTTAGGTGATTTAAGTGCACGGCTGGGGTTAGCTAAGAGTACGGTTTCCGGCATTGTGGATAGGCTGGAGAAACAGGGAAAAGTGGTCAGAAGGCGGAATGAAAACGACCGCCGGATTGTCCATATTGATCTTTCTTCCCAGGTGGTAGAACTCGGTCAAAACTTATCCTTAATGAAAACCAATTATCTGGTCGAACTGTTGGCTGAAATGTCTGAATCTGAAATCACTGGTTTACTAACCGGTTTAGAAAAACTTAACCGTTTAATGGATTCAGGAACCACTGAAGCCAAAAAAGATGAGGACTTATAAATCATTAATTAATTAATTAGGTTAAATTTATGGCCATAAAAAAACAGGTGTTGGCAAAGCTCCAACACCTGTCTGTTTTATTTACCGAACTTAATTGAGATCTTTGGTCCGGCGTGCATTTTATTGGGCTCGGTTGGTGTGACGAAAGGACGTAAAAATAGTTTATCCTGGCCCCCTAGTTTAGGCTCTTCAGTGAATGGATTAGCTACAGT from Desulfotomaculum nigrificans DSM 574 harbors:
- the sdaAB gene encoding L-serine ammonia-lyase, iron-sulfur-dependent subunit beta, with the protein product MRYNSIFDIIGPIMVGPSSSHTAGAARIGKTARDIFGRQPAKAEITLYGSFARTYRGHGTDIAIVGGILNLNADDENIVNSFNLAQKLGVDIQLKVVPEEPDHPNTARIKLTDEKGSLEIVGISLGGGKITITEIEGFKISLSGESPTLLVFHRDRFGAIAAVAKVLANNEINIGHMEVARKSKGDLALMVIETDQDLSVDIIGEVEQIDLVYKVALINP
- a CDS encoding MarR family winged helix-turn-helix transcriptional regulator, coding for MEEARVQQAEQLKELMRTLNRKFRKYMVAQTVGCGLTVPQLHLMQELLQNPGITLGDLSARLGLAKSTVSGIVDRLEKQGKVVRRRNENDRRIVHIDLSSQVVELGQNLSLMKTNYLVELLAEMSESEITGLLTGLEKLNRLMDSGTTEAKKDEDL